One Apium graveolens cultivar Ventura unplaced genomic scaffold, ASM990537v1 ctg4291, whole genome shotgun sequence genomic window carries:
- the LOC141701677 gene encoding uncharacterized protein LOC141701677 has translation MAGTRVSYQDMMTPLFLHPSDNVASIQVDKLQGSSDYRAWRRSMEINLSSKRKLGFVTGTVSIPTDDVAKAEMWETCNNMVIAWLTANVSPTIKKLIMYMSSAKDIWFNLEKRFSLTNGSRKYKLNRDVFELKQNSDSITEYYTAMKSIWEELDSLNLLPTVTSTTADVLKLLEVINLQKEESRLFQFLNGLDEQYNTHRSNLLMQIPLPTVETACDTLEQEEAQRSLLSSNINKPSVDLMAMYSKHNPDRNMTCNVCGAKGLSSTKCWQVIGYPRWHAKHGTPGGTLNNSRRALQQQIPDGTDLNQILHQEWLPMFI, from the coding sequence ATGGCTGGAACTCGTGTGTCTTATCAAGATATGATGACACCTCTCTTCTTACACCCATCTGATAATGTCGCCTCAATACAAGTGGACAAACTTCAAGGATCCTCGGACTACAGAGCCTGGAGGAGGTCGATGGAAATCAATCTTTCTTCGAAACGTAAGTTGGGCTTCGTAACTGGTACTGTTTCTATCCCTACTGATGATGTAGCTAAGGCTGAGATGTGGGAAACCTGTAATAATATGGTGATTGCCTGGCTTACAGCTAATGTTTCCCCTACCATTAAAAAATTGATTATGTACATGTCTTCAGCCAAGGACATATGGTTTAACCTTGAAAAACGATTCTCTCTAACTAATGGTAGTAGAAAGTACAAACTCAATAGAGATGTTTTCGAGTTAAAGCAAAACTCAGACTCTATCACTGAATACTACACTGCTATGAAGTCTATCTGGGAGGAGTTGGACTCCCTTAATCTTTTACCTACTGTTACATCTACTACAGCTGATGTCTTGAAACTACTTGAAGTTATTAATCTGCAGAAAGAGGAATCTCGCCTTTTTCAGTTTTTAAATGGGTTGGATGAGCAATACAATACCCATAGGAGTAATTTATTGATGCAGATTCCTCTTCCTACAGTTGAAACTGCTTGTGACACGTTAGAACAAGAAGAGGCGCAAAGGTCTTTGTTAAGCTCAAACATAAATAAACCCTCTGTTGATTTGATGGCTATGTACAGCAAGCACAACCCTGATCGAAATATGACCTGTAATGTTTGTGGTGCCAAAGGCCTTTCTTCTACAAAGTGTTGGCAAGTCATTGGGTATCCTAGGTGGCATGCCAAGCATGGCACACCCGGTGGGACACTAAACAACTCAAGAAGGGCCCTGCAACAACAAATCCCAGATGGCACAGACCTCAACCAAATACTCCACCAAGAATGGCTGCCCATGTTCATATAG